From the genome of Brevinematia bacterium:
TACATCAGCTCCTTTCCTTATAGAGTTTATCACTCCAGAGCTATCTCCCTTAACACACGAAATTCTTAGATCCTTATCTAGAGGATCCTTGTAAACCCTAACACTCTTTAGATTCTTCTTTCTTGATTTTTCCGAGCTTTCTGAAGTATTCTTGTCTCTTACATTCTCACTAAACGACGATTTGTCATCAGCTTTAGTAACCACACCAGAAAAAGAAGATTTACTATGCTTGGTAGGCTTTCTTCCATCTGCACAGGAACCAATGAAAACGCTAACCATTATCATTGTTACAGCAACGAGAAGCACTTTTCTTAAAGCCTTATATCCTAACCCTCTCATAGCCCATTTCAAACCTTACCCAAAAATATTATTTCGCTACGTACTTAAAATTATCAACTCTAAAAACTTCAAAAAGCTCTTATTTTAACCACTTTTTGCTCTTTTCACAGCACCTCAAGAAGGAAGAACTAATCCTTCCGATGTCTCTCCTTTCCTATTCAAGTTTTCTCAGTAGTTTTTACACAAGAAACAAAGTTCAGCGCAATGTTGAAAGTCTTTGAAGACTTCTTAATATCTCTTGGTTTTCGGGATCCAGTTTACTCGCATCTTCAAGAAGCTTTCTAGCACCAGAGTAATCCTCTTCGTCAAGTAGCTCCATAGCTTTTGAGTAGAGTTCCTTAGCCTTCTTTTTGTTAAGATCTCCTTGACTAGGTTCATTTCCTCTCTCATACCTAAAGCTCTCCCTTCCCTTTTGCTTTATCTTAAACTCATTGGTATAGGAATTAGTTGAGAACTCCCTAAGTGAAGAGAAAGCTTCATTTATCTCCCTCTCAACAATGTCTCTAACTATATCTTTAACTATTGATTTCATTTCATCCTTCATAGCAGAATAGCTTTCTCCTCTTAGAGTCTCAGAAAATGTCTCCTTAATTACCTCACTCACCATCAGGAATATATCAGCTCTAGCCTGCCCTATTAAGTTGCTTATCACAAGCCTTATGCTTTCTTTCATTTTGTCCCTGTCTAATGTTCCGGCTGGTTGGAAGGCTACAAAAGCCTCTTGAGACATAGCTTTAGGAGCTTCTTCGGTAACTTGAGCTTGAGTATCCCGTTTCTTCTTGCCTCCTCCAAGTTTTTCATAAAGTTTTTTTGCTGCTTCATACTCAGGCTCAATCGCTAAGGCCTTCTCTAGTTCTGCAAT
Proteins encoded in this window:
- a CDS encoding ankyrin repeat domain-containing protein; the encoded protein is MRGLGYKALRKVLLVAVTMIMVSVFIGSCADGRKPTKHSKSSFSGVVTKADDKSSFSENVRDKNTSESSEKSRKKNLKSVRVYKDPLDKDLRISCVKGDSSGVINSIRKGADVNSRDDDGDTPLHLAVMLNNYEIVKLLVTYGANPYLRNRQGLSPIDIARDKGYEEIYLFLTKKIVK